In the Treponema sp. J25 genome, one interval contains:
- a CDS encoding peptidylprolyl isomerase gives MNIAKDCVVSFDYTLTDAEGQVLDTSQGSAPLSYLHGSNNIIPGLEKALEGKKEGDSFTVTVPAAEAYGERDESLVINVPLDRFQGVDVVEAGMQFQADTAEGPRIVTVTRVANGMATIDANHPLAGVDLTFAVTIRSVRPATEEELAHGHPHEDFDDACGDDCGEDCGPGCGCGGCH, from the coding sequence ATGAATATAGCTAAAGATTGCGTAGTCAGCTTTGACTACACCTTAACCGATGCCGAAGGCCAGGTACTGGATACCTCCCAGGGATCGGCACCCCTTTCGTATCTGCATGGCAGTAATAACATCATCCCCGGCCTTGAAAAAGCCCTGGAAGGGAAAAAGGAAGGGGATTCCTTTACCGTTACCGTGCCTGCCGCAGAAGCCTATGGAGAACGGGATGAGAGTCTCGTTATCAACGTGCCCCTCGATCGTTTTCAGGGAGTAGACGTGGTGGAAGCGGGGATGCAGTTCCAGGCGGATACAGCAGAGGGTCCGCGCATCGTCACGGTAACCCGGGTTGCCAATGGTATGGCCACCATAGACGCCAATCACCCCCTGGCAGGGGTGGACCTTACCTTTGCGGTAACCATCCGTTCTGTCCGGCCTGCCACCGAAGAAGAGCTTGCCCATGGACATCCCCACGAAGATTTTGATGATGCCTGTGGTGATGATTGTGGCGAAGATTGCGGACCCGGATGCGGCTGCGGAGGTTGTCACTAA
- a CDS encoding NusG domain II-containing protein produces the protein MKQSRTRFLLRPLDGLVVLLSVIGVGFAFWAVYEGAQDNLQVVIEASGSRWVYPLSSIQHLAIPGPLGTTFVEIHQGEAYISDSPCPDKLCVAMGKLKKAGDWAACLPNRIFVRIAGNVRQDGVDASSW, from the coding sequence ATGAAACAATCACGGACCCGTTTTTTACTGCGCCCCCTGGATGGGCTCGTTGTGTTGTTGTCTGTGATTGGGGTTGGGTTTGCTTTTTGGGCGGTCTACGAGGGTGCCCAGGACAACCTGCAGGTGGTGATAGAGGCCAGCGGTTCCCGGTGGGTATATCCGCTTTCGAGCATCCAACATCTCGCTATCCCGGGGCCATTGGGGACTACGTTTGTAGAAATTCACCAGGGAGAAGCGTATATCAGCGATTCACCCTGTCCGGATAAACTCTGCGTGGCCATGGGTAAACTAAAAAAAGCAGGTGATTGGGCGGCCTGCCTTCCCAATCGGATCTTTGTTCGCATAGCGGGAAATGTTCGGCAGGATGGAGTTGATGCTTCAAGCTGGTAA
- a CDS encoding Gx transporter family protein → MLQAGKEKRVSPELALLAGLSYFLSTIEYMIPKPLPFIRLGIANLALMLGIDILSFPHFLLLVFLKVLGQAVISGSLFSYVFLFSVGGTLSSALCMYGLRKLIPPSLMGFTGISTVGALVSNGVQLFMARFIIFGESALYLAPPVLLFGLVTGFALGTFCEFFISHSRWYHAVFIKRDTHESNSTF, encoded by the coding sequence ATGCTTCAAGCTGGTAAAGAAAAAAGGGTGTCCCCGGAGCTAGCTCTTCTTGCGGGATTAAGTTATTTTCTTTCAACAATTGAATATATGATTCCCAAACCGTTGCCTTTCATTCGGCTCGGGATTGCTAATCTGGCGCTTATGCTGGGCATCGATATACTATCGTTCCCCCATTTTTTGCTCCTGGTGTTTCTCAAAGTACTCGGTCAGGCAGTCATAAGTGGAAGTCTTTTTTCGTATGTATTCCTTTTTTCAGTTGGGGGAACCCTTTCTTCTGCCCTCTGCATGTATGGTCTCCGGAAATTGATTCCCCCTTCCTTGATGGGTTTTACCGGCATCAGCACCGTAGGGGCCCTCGTATCGAATGGGGTTCAACTCTTCATGGCCCGTTTCATTATTTTTGGGGAAAGCGCTTTGTATCTTGCCCCGCCGGTCCTTCTGTTCGGTCTTGTCACCGGTTTTGCTCTCGGCACGTTCTGCGAATTCTTCATATCCCATTCCCGGTGGTACCATGCGGTTTTTATCAAAAGAGACACCCATGAAAGCAACTCCACCTTTTAG